One Oceanotoga teriensis genomic window, CCTATGTTCATGATTATGATAAAATAATAAATTCTGGAGTTCATTTCAATGATGGAAATTTTGAATGGGTTAGACCTGTATTTACATTGCATAAAACAATTGGTTTTAGAAATGATAAAAATAAGATTATAAAATCTACAATAGGTAAAATAATTTTCAATCAAGTCGTTCCAGAAAAATTGAAAGATTATTCAGCTAAGATGGATAAGAAAGGATTAAAAAATCTTATTTTTAAGACATTTAAAATGTATGGTATAGATAGAACTGCAGACTTATTGGATGATATAAAATCTTTTGGATTCCATTATGCAACAATTTCTGGATTGACAATATCGATAAAAGATGTTTTAGTATCTCCAAAAAGACAACAAATAATAACAAATTCAGAAAATAAAGTACTTAAAATAGAAGAATTATATGAAGAAGGATATTTGACAGATAATGAAAGATATATAGAAGTTGTAAAAGTTTGGGAAAAAACAACTGCTGATGTTACAAAAGTTACTGCTGAAGAGTATAGAAAACATACATTTAATCCAATTTGGATGATGGTTGACTCTGGAGCCAGAGGTAATATAGACCAGTTAAAACAGTTGGCTGGTATGAGAGGTCTTATGGCTGATCCAGCTGGTAAAATTATAGAAGTCCCTATAAAATCCAACTTTAAAATGGGTCTTTCAGAGCTCGAATTCTTTACATCTACACATGGTTCAAGAAAAGGTTCGGCAGATACTGCTTTAAGAACTTCTACAGCGGGATACTTAACAAGAAGACTTGTAGATGTTGCACAATCCATTACAATAAATGAAACTGATTGTGGAACTACAAGAGGTATAATAGCCGAAGAATTGTGGTCAGATAACTCTAAAATAGAAAAATTGTCTGATTTCTTATTTGGTAGAGTTCTTGCAAAGAATGTTTTAGATCCAGAAAGTGATGAAGTTATAGTTAATCCAAATAATGGTAAAGAATATGTTAGAGATGTTATGCTTGATGAAGATGATTCATTGTTCTTGTCAGAATATAAAGATGAAATAAAAGTTTTTGAAGAAAAACAATTAAAACTTGAAGATTTCAACAGTAATCAACATTTGATATCTTTAAATGATTATAAAATAGAAGATAAAATTATAATAGAAAAGAATGAAGTTATAACTAAGGAAGCTATTGAAGAATTAAAATTACATAATATAACAAATATAAGAGTTAAAGATTATAAAGCAGTCAATTTTGTTCATGTTGGTGAAGATATAAATGTAAATGATGAAAATGGAAAAGAAATTACATTGTTGAAATACCAAGAAAAGATTGATGAAAAAACAGCATCTATTTTAGAAAGACATAATATAGAAAAAGTTTTGGTTAGACCACTTATTTATATAAGGTCACCTTTAACTTGTGAATCAGAATCTGGATTATGTGCAAAATGTTATGGAATGGATCTTGCAAGTCATAAACATGTTAATATAGGTGAATCTGTTGGAGTTATAGCGGCTCAATCCATTGGTGAACCTGGAACACAGCTTACAATGAGAACTTTCCATACAGGTGGTATTGCAACTGCTTCTGATATTACACAGGGATTGCCAAGAGCAGAAGAATTGTTTGAAGCAAGAAAGAAGCTCAAGGGACCTGAAGGTATATTCTCAACTGTTAAGGGTACAGTAAGGTCTATAACAAGAGATGAATCAGATAAGAGAAGTAAAAAACTCAAATTTATAGTAGAAGATACAGAACATGAATTACATACATTTGATGCCGATTATAGAACAAAACCAGTGGTTGCAGAAGGAGATAGAGTACTTGAAGGTGAAAGACTTACTTCTGGAAATATAAAACCAAGAAAAGTTCTATCAGATCTAGGCGTTGAAGCTGTTTCAACATATCTTTTGAAAGAAATAAAGAAAATATATGCTGAACAGGGTGTTGATATTCATGATAAACATTTTGAAATTATAATAAGACAGATGTTAAATAAAGTAGAAATTACTGATGGTGGAGATACAGACTATATGCCAGGAGATCTTTTACCTTTTAATAGATCGAGAAAGATAAATGAATCTATTTTAAAAGAAAATTCAAGAATAGATGATAATAGAAAAGAAGTAATAGGTAAAAGATTGGCTAGAAAAGTTATAATTCCTTCAGAGAATGAGGAAGAAGATAAAATATTCTCTAAATATGATGAAATAACAGAAAATATGTTGAAAGAAATAATAGAAGCAAAAATAAAAGAAATAGAAGTTTATGAAGATTATGAAGAAGTTTTAAATGATGAAGAAGAAATAGAAATAATAGGAACACAAAAAACATATTTAGTAAATCCTAAATCTACCATACAATCTGAGAGAAAACTTCTCAGAATAACCAAAGCTTCCCTAGAAAGAGAAGGATGGTTATCAGCAGCTTCATTCCAACAAACTGTACAAATATTAACTGAGGCTGCAATTGAAGGCAAAGATGATTTCTTAAAAGGTCTTAAAGAAAATGTAATTGTTGGACAACCAATTCCAGCAGGTACGGGATTAAAAGTTTATTCTGATTTAGAGTATGAAACACAAGATAATAAACTTAATGAAGATATTCAAGACATAGAAACTAAAATATCTTAATTTAAATACATATAAAGTTATAATAAAATGCATGATTTCTTAAAACTTAGAAATCATGCATTTTTTATTTGTAAATTTTTATACTCTATTGTATAATTTTAATATATCTATAATGAAAGGAATGAATATAAATGGGAAAATTAAAAGGTATGTCCATGGAATGGATAGATAATAAGTTAATTCTTATCGATCAAAGATATTTGCCTTTAGAAGAAATATTTTTTGAATGTACTAATTATAAACAAGCTGCTATATCTATAAAAGATATGATAGTTAGAGGTGCACCAGCTATAGGAGCTACAGCTGCATTTGGAATGGCTTTGGCTTCTTTTGAATTTGATTCAGAAGATAAACAAAATTATATCAAAAAAATGCAAAATGCAAAAATAGAACTTTCAAAGACAAGGCCAACAGCTGTTAATCTTTTTTGGGCTTTGAATAGAATGTATAGTTTAATAGAAGATAAAATAGAGAATTTAGAAACGAAAGAAATGAGTATTCTTCTTGAAAAAGAAGCAGTAAATATTGCGAAAGAAGATATAGAAATTAATAAAGCGATTGGACTAAATGGTGGAAAATTATTAAACGATGGTGATACAGTTTTGACTCATTGTAACGCTGGAGCACTTGCAACTGTTGATTATGGAACAGCACTGGGTGTTATAAGAGGTGCAATTGAATCAGGAAAGAATATAAAAGTTTATGCTGACGAAACAAGACCTTATTTACAAGGAGCAAGGTTAACTGTTTGGGAATTAATGCAAGATGGTATAGATACAACATTGATATCGGATAATATGGCTGGATGGGTAATGAATCAAGGAAAGATAGATGCCGTTGTTGTTGGCGCGGATAGAATTGCTGCCAACGGAGATACAGCAAATAAAATAGGAACATATTCTGTTGCTGTTCTTGCAAAAAGACATGGTATTCCTATGTATATAGCGGCACCACTTTCAACTATAGATATGAAAACTAAAACAGGTGAAGATATACCTATTGAAGAAAGAAATCATGATGAAGTGAGGCTATGCCATAAAATAAAGATGGTTATGGATAATGTAAAGGTCTTTAATCCGTCTTTTGATGTAACTCCAAATGATTTGATAACTGCGATAATTACCGAAAAAGGTGTTATTAAACCACCATTTGATGAAAATTTAAAAAAATTATTTAAATAAAAGAATAGCAGTATTACTGCTATTCTTTTATTATATAAGACATTTTAGGTTCAAAATCAAATTTTTTAATTCTTAAATCATTAAAATTATTAAAGTATTCATAAATTGCTTGAGATTCTCCTGGCCAAATGGGATTATTTATTTCATCAAACACAATTATTCCACCTTTAACAACTTTAGGGTATAAATATTCTAAAGCAATTTTTGTTGGTTCATATAGATCGAAATCTAAGAATAACATTGAAATTGTAAGATGATTATTATTTTTAACATATTCTGGAATTGTTTTAATCGCATTACCTTTTATCAATTCGATTTTTGAAAAATTGTTTAAAAATCTATTTTCATCATATAGCTTTTCACAGTTTAAAAGATCTTGATAAACATCAAATTTTGGATTCATACCATTTAATCTTAAATTTTTATTTTTTTCATTAGAAATATCTTCATTTGAAATTGTTGGAAATCCTTCAAAGGTGTCAAAACCAATTATTTTTCTATAAAGTGCATAAGGTTCAAGTATAGTAGATAATTTTGCCCATGCAAAAATACCGCCACCATGGTAAACTCCACATTCTACAATATTTCCTTTTACTTCTTTTATTTTTTTAAATAATTCATATCTTACAAGAAATCTTGCCATTACTTGTCTTCTA contains:
- a CDS encoding DNA-directed RNA polymerase subunit beta', translated to MAKVSSFQRKISKIKVGLASPNTILEWSNGEVKKPETLNHRTSKPEKDGLFCEKIFGPTKDYECACGKYKGKKYEGTVCERCGVRIESKESRRRKMGHIELATPVSHIWYLKSSPSILSIILGNTVKDLENIIYYGSKRVIERAYLTLSNESQEKDLDYYPGEILYQREYEIYSQYVDIAVEPAVKVSRVKGMPTSQISGKVSITSEMTHTERELTWITIESEDGQKMKYPVFEGASIMVEDEQEIEEGTPLADRFLFEEDFLTHHEYTIFSEYYPGQIEIDREIERDTPIVVITDIDKRFSKRIGKRTGDILLEDEARAYEEVMRILNSKIKYEREQLIGLKISENITVSDRIVEKGTLMNEDLLQEFLEFGIKDIKANSEDGAEQIYQINKYELFKANYGAESIKELLEKIDLERLRAKLESDIEKLDKRSQKALKLLKRLKLVKDFIKSNNRPEWMIVNTLPVVPPDLRPLIQIDGGRFAATDLNDLYRKVINRNNRLKKLMDMEAPEIIIRNEKRILQQAVDSLIYNGRIGKPMTDRSKRPLRSLTDLLKGKKGRFRRNLLGKRVDYSGRAVIAVGPDLKIHECGLPKKMALELFKPFVLAELLKDSNVASKNARKLKKTIIEKEMPQAWEILEEVIKGHPVMLNRAPTLHRISIQAFIPRLIEGNAIRLHPLVCPPFNADFDGDQMAVHVPLSAVAQAEAKFLMLSRYNIISPANGRPISMPGKDVIAGSFYLTMHENKEFDNLKLPKSYQESLKDGYIKNIFADEMEATYVHDYDKIINSGVHFNDGNFEWVRPVFTLHKTIGFRNDKNKIIKSTIGKIIFNQVVPEKLKDYSAKMDKKGLKNLIFKTFKMYGIDRTADLLDDIKSFGFHYATISGLTISIKDVLVSPKRQQIITNSENKVLKIEELYEEGYLTDNERYIEVVKVWEKTTADVTKVTAEEYRKHTFNPIWMMVDSGARGNIDQLKQLAGMRGLMADPAGKIIEVPIKSNFKMGLSELEFFTSTHGSRKGSADTALRTSTAGYLTRRLVDVAQSITINETDCGTTRGIIAEELWSDNSKIEKLSDFLFGRVLAKNVLDPESDEVIVNPNNGKEYVRDVMLDEDDSLFLSEYKDEIKVFEEKQLKLEDFNSNQHLISLNDYKIEDKIIIEKNEVITKEAIEELKLHNITNIRVKDYKAVNFVHVGEDINVNDENGKEITLLKYQEKIDEKTASILERHNIEKVLVRPLIYIRSPLTCESESGLCAKCYGMDLASHKHVNIGESVGVIAAQSIGEPGTQLTMRTFHTGGIATASDITQGLPRAEELFEARKKLKGPEGIFSTVKGTVRSITRDESDKRSKKLKFIVEDTEHELHTFDADYRTKPVVAEGDRVLEGERLTSGNIKPRKVLSDLGVEAVSTYLLKEIKKIYAEQGVDIHDKHFEIIIRQMLNKVEITDGGDTDYMPGDLLPFNRSRKINESILKENSRIDDNRKEVIGKRLARKVIIPSENEEEDKIFSKYDEITENMLKEIIEAKIKEIEVYEDYEEVLNDEEEIEIIGTQKTYLVNPKSTIQSERKLLRITKASLEREGWLSAASFQQTVQILTEAAIEGKDDFLKGLKENVIVGQPIPAGTGLKVYSDLEYETQDNKLNEDIQDIETKIS
- the mtnA gene encoding S-methyl-5-thioribose-1-phosphate isomerase, whose translation is MGKLKGMSMEWIDNKLILIDQRYLPLEEIFFECTNYKQAAISIKDMIVRGAPAIGATAAFGMALASFEFDSEDKQNYIKKMQNAKIELSKTRPTAVNLFWALNRMYSLIEDKIENLETKEMSILLEKEAVNIAKEDIEINKAIGLNGGKLLNDGDTVLTHCNAGALATVDYGTALGVIRGAIESGKNIKVYADETRPYLQGARLTVWELMQDGIDTTLISDNMAGWVMNQGKIDAVVVGADRIAANGDTANKIGTYSVAVLAKRHGIPMYIAAPLSTIDMKTKTGEDIPIEERNHDEVRLCHKIKMVMDNVKVFNPSFDVTPNDLITAIITEKGVIKPPFDENLKKLFK
- a CDS encoding TylF/MycF/NovP-related O-methyltransferase, with the translated sequence MQIDELFLNNGASIQKNIDNFEKYVRRQVMARFLVRYELFKKIKEVKGNIVECGVYHGGGIFAWAKLSTILEPYALYRKIIGFDTFEGFPTISNEDISNEKNKNLRLNGMNPKFDVYQDLLNCEKLYDENRFLNNFSKIELIKGNAIKTIPEYVKNNNHLTISMLFLDFDLYEPTKIALEYLYPKVVKGGIIVFDEINNPIWPGESQAIYEYFNNFNDLRIKKFDFEPKMSYIIKE